In Gossypium raimondii isolate GPD5lz chromosome 12, ASM2569854v1, whole genome shotgun sequence, a single window of DNA contains:
- the LOC105764621 gene encoding uncharacterized protein LOC105764621 isoform X2: MDQYYHHHQPHSQWRQPPPPQQPSPCPVCSIPHFPFCPPYPPYHHQNPNYPQHPNYARPGFDPFQPPAPPPPPPPPQPAPALPLPPPPYINGFADPRSWHTNPNYGYDYATAGGGDIDRSYKRPRIEEGCSGPARILTEDERRLKLIRDHGAASFSGFNQENKSLHNNINNNNNVNLMPPRSSEMYNIEDSLNNYTDYYGNNNYNYNQPQQIQHTDSVPTAVNHWQGYEQRLGGYLPHPGGNHMSQPPPPPLPASPPPPLPVEAYSSSSNSSVSLFPIGVSSSVTAHSTYPVVTEPYYQNKPPPHAFHREDPQVTHRTSSVKYAANPQKELSSDKAKFVDASELFKMPHRASRPDHIVIILRGLPGSGKSYLAKMLRDLEVENGGDAPRIHSMDDYFMTEVEKDEEIEVSKSSSSVRSKKTVKKMVMEYCYEPEMEEAYRESMLKAFRRTLEDGIFSFVIVDDRNLRVADFAQFWAIGKRSGYEVYVLEATYKDPVGCAARNVHGFTLDDIQQMAGQWEEAPSLYLQLDIKSLFHGDDLKESGIQEVDMDMEDGDREEGLSGQEEQKTEKVNLPTLGDHVPEDSSKDEKRWDAEGDYLVEVKELSRSKWSNNLDEDETEGSEAIKGNLNALSGLIQAYGNKGKSVRWSDQGGDTGFLIGAAKKAKMLSLVIGPGAGYNLKSNPLPKEESHTSNSIGNSKKQSSFQERLRAEHESFKAVFDRKKRIGGLDLDEEQ; encoded by the exons ATGGATCAATACTATCACCACCACCAACCTCATAGTCAGTGGCGGCAACCACCGCCACCACAGCAGCCTAGCCCATGCCCAGTTTGTTCAATTCCTCACTTCCCATTCTGCCCTCCTTACCCTCCTTACCACCATCAAAACCCTAATTACCCTCAGCATCCCAATTATGCCCGACCTGGATTCGACCCCTTCCAACCTCCGGCACCaccaccacctccacctccaccaCAGCCAGCCCCAGCACTGCCACTACCTCCTCCTCCTTACATCAATGGGTTTGCTGATCCTAGATCCTGGCATACCAACCCTAATTACGGCTACGATTATGCTACGGCTGGTGGTGGTGACATCGATCGGAGCTACAAACGACCGAGGATTGAGGAGGGTTGTTCGGGTCCAGCTCGGATTTTGACGGAGGATGAGAGAAGGTTGAAGTTGATTCGTGATCATGGAGCTGCTTCATTTAGTGGATTTAACCAAGAGAACAAATCTCTccataataacattaataacaataacaacgTCAACTTAATGCCGCCAAGGAGTTCAGAGATGTATAACATCGAAGATTCACTTAATAATTATACCGATTATTatggtaataataattataattataatcagCCGCAGCAGATTCAGCATACAGATTCAGTGCCCACGGCGGTCAACCATTGGCAAGGTTATGAACAGAGACTGGGAGGTTATTTGCCACACCCTGGTGGCAATCACATGTCTCAGCCGCCACCTCCTCCTCTTCCAGCTTCTCCGCCACCACCTCTGCCCGTGGAGGCTTATTCTTCATCATCCAATTCATCAGTTTCTTTATTTCCAATAGGTGTTAGTTCATCAGTCACAGCACATTCCACTTATCCGGTGGTTACTGAACCTTACTATCAGAACAAACCTCCTCCACATGCTTTCCATAGGGAG GATCCTCAGGTTACCCATAGGACTTCCTCTGTGAAATATGCGGCCAATCCTCAAAAGGAATTATCTTCTGataaggctaaatttgttgatgcTTCTGAGTTGTTTAAGATGCCTCATAGAGCTTCTCGGCCTGATCATATTGTGATAATTCTTCGAGGGCTTCCag GTAGCGGAAAGAGCTACTTAGCAAAGATGTTacgagatcttgaggttgaaaATGGTGGTGATGCTCCTCGTATCCATTCCATGGATGATTATTTTATGACCGAAGTTGAAAAG GATGAGGAGATAGAAGTTTCAAAATCATCAAGTTCAGTTCGAAGTAAGAAAACAGTGAAGAAGATGGTTATGGAGTACTGTTATGAACCTGAAATGGAGGAG GCATATCGAGAAAGCATGTTGAAAGCATTTAGGAGGACCCTTGAAGATGGGATCTTCAGTTTTGTAATTG TGGATGACCGCAATCTGCGGGTAGCTGATTTTGCTCAGTTTTGGGCAATTGGAAAG agATCCGGTTATGAAGTTTACGTGTTAGAAGCTACATATAAGGATCCTGTG GGCTGTGCAGCTAGGAATGTGCATGGTTTTACCCTAGATGATATCCAACAGATGGCAGGACAATGGGAGGAAGCTCCGTCGTTATACTTGCAACTCGATATCAAG TCATTATTCCATGGAGATGACCTGAAGGAAAGTGGTATTCAGGAG GTTGACATGGACATGGAAGATGGAGATCGTGAAGAAGGATTATCAGGACAAGAAGAACAAAAGACTGAGAAAGTGAACTTGCCCACTCTTGGAGACCATGTACCCGAAG ATTCTTCAAAGGATGAGAAGAGATGGGATGCTGAGGGGGATTATCTTGTGGAAGTAAAAGAATTAAGTAGGAGTAAATGGTCTAATAATTTGGACGAAGATGAAACTGAAGGATCGGAAGCTATTAAGGGAAATTTGAACGCTCTCTCTGGCTTGATCCAAGCATATGGGAACAAAGGAAAATCTGTACGTTGGAGTGATCAG GGTGGTGACACTGGGTTTTTAATAGGTGCAGCCAAGAAGGCCAAGATGCTGTCTCTAGTCATTGGACCGGGAGCTGGTTACAACCTG AAGTCTAACCCATTACCTAAAGAGGAGAGCCATACATCCAACAGCATTGGCAATTCAAAGAAGCAAAGTTCATTCCAAGAGCGACTTCGTGCAGAGCACGAATCCTTTAAAGCTGTTTTTGATAGGAAGAAGAGGATTGGGGGGCTTGATCTGGATGAAGAAcagtaa
- the LOC105764621 gene encoding uncharacterized protein LOC105764621 isoform X7 has translation MDQYYHHHQPHSQWRQPPPPQQPSPCPVCSIPHFPFCPPYPPYHHQNPNYPQHPNYARPGFDPFQPPAPPPPPPPPQPAPALPLPPPPYINGFADPRSWHTNPNYGYDYATAGGGDIDRSYKRPRIEEGCSGPARILTEDERRLKLIRDHGAASFSGFNQENKSLHNNINNNNNVNLMPPRSSEMYNIEDSLNNYTDYYGNNNYNYNQPQQIQHTDSVPTAVNHWQGYEQRLGGYLPHPGGNHMSQPPPPPLPASPPPPLPVEAYSSSSNSSVSLFPIGVSSSVTAHSTYPVVTEPYYQNKPPPHAFHREVTHRTSSVKYAANPQKELSSDKAKFVDASELFKMPHRASRPDHIVIILRGLPGSGKSYLAKMLRDLEVENGGDAPRIHSMDDYFMTEVEKDEEIEVSKSSSSVRSKKTVKKMVMEYCYEPEMEEAYRESMLKAFRRTLEDGIFSFVIVDDRNLRVADFAQFWAIGKRSGYEVYVLEATYKDPVGCAARNVHGFTLDDIQQMAGQWEEAPSLYLQLDIKSLFHGDDLKESGIQEVDMDMEDGDREEGLSGQEEQKTEKVNLPTLGDHVPEDSSKDEKRWDAEGDYLVEVKELSRSKWSNNLDEDETEGSEAIKGNLNALSGLIQAYGNKGKSVRWSDQGGDTGFLIGAAKKAKMLSLVIGPGAGYNLKSNPLPKEESHTSNSIGNSKKQSSFQERLRAEHESFKAVFDRKKRIGGLDLDEEQ, from the exons ATGGATCAATACTATCACCACCACCAACCTCATAGTCAGTGGCGGCAACCACCGCCACCACAGCAGCCTAGCCCATGCCCAGTTTGTTCAATTCCTCACTTCCCATTCTGCCCTCCTTACCCTCCTTACCACCATCAAAACCCTAATTACCCTCAGCATCCCAATTATGCCCGACCTGGATTCGACCCCTTCCAACCTCCGGCACCaccaccacctccacctccaccaCAGCCAGCCCCAGCACTGCCACTACCTCCTCCTCCTTACATCAATGGGTTTGCTGATCCTAGATCCTGGCATACCAACCCTAATTACGGCTACGATTATGCTACGGCTGGTGGTGGTGACATCGATCGGAGCTACAAACGACCGAGGATTGAGGAGGGTTGTTCGGGTCCAGCTCGGATTTTGACGGAGGATGAGAGAAGGTTGAAGTTGATTCGTGATCATGGAGCTGCTTCATTTAGTGGATTTAACCAAGAGAACAAATCTCTccataataacattaataacaataacaacgTCAACTTAATGCCGCCAAGGAGTTCAGAGATGTATAACATCGAAGATTCACTTAATAATTATACCGATTATTatggtaataataattataattataatcagCCGCAGCAGATTCAGCATACAGATTCAGTGCCCACGGCGGTCAACCATTGGCAAGGTTATGAACAGAGACTGGGAGGTTATTTGCCACACCCTGGTGGCAATCACATGTCTCAGCCGCCACCTCCTCCTCTTCCAGCTTCTCCGCCACCACCTCTGCCCGTGGAGGCTTATTCTTCATCATCCAATTCATCAGTTTCTTTATTTCCAATAGGTGTTAGTTCATCAGTCACAGCACATTCCACTTATCCGGTGGTTACTGAACCTTACTATCAGAACAAACCTCCTCCACATGCTTTCCATAGGGAG GTTACCCATAGGACTTCCTCTGTGAAATATGCGGCCAATCCTCAAAAGGAATTATCTTCTGataaggctaaatttgttgatgcTTCTGAGTTGTTTAAGATGCCTCATAGAGCTTCTCGGCCTGATCATATTGTGATAATTCTTCGAGGGCTTCCag GTAGCGGAAAGAGCTACTTAGCAAAGATGTTacgagatcttgaggttgaaaATGGTGGTGATGCTCCTCGTATCCATTCCATGGATGATTATTTTATGACCGAAGTTGAAAAG GATGAGGAGATAGAAGTTTCAAAATCATCAAGTTCAGTTCGAAGTAAGAAAACAGTGAAGAAGATGGTTATGGAGTACTGTTATGAACCTGAAATGGAGGAG GCATATCGAGAAAGCATGTTGAAAGCATTTAGGAGGACCCTTGAAGATGGGATCTTCAGTTTTGTAATTG TGGATGACCGCAATCTGCGGGTAGCTGATTTTGCTCAGTTTTGGGCAATTGGAAAG agATCCGGTTATGAAGTTTACGTGTTAGAAGCTACATATAAGGATCCTGTG GGCTGTGCAGCTAGGAATGTGCATGGTTTTACCCTAGATGATATCCAACAGATGGCAGGACAATGGGAGGAAGCTCCGTCGTTATACTTGCAACTCGATATCAAG TCATTATTCCATGGAGATGACCTGAAGGAAAGTGGTATTCAGGAG GTTGACATGGACATGGAAGATGGAGATCGTGAAGAAGGATTATCAGGACAAGAAGAACAAAAGACTGAGAAAGTGAACTTGCCCACTCTTGGAGACCATGTACCCGAAG ATTCTTCAAAGGATGAGAAGAGATGGGATGCTGAGGGGGATTATCTTGTGGAAGTAAAAGAATTAAGTAGGAGTAAATGGTCTAATAATTTGGACGAAGATGAAACTGAAGGATCGGAAGCTATTAAGGGAAATTTGAACGCTCTCTCTGGCTTGATCCAAGCATATGGGAACAAAGGAAAATCTGTACGTTGGAGTGATCAG GGTGGTGACACTGGGTTTTTAATAGGTGCAGCCAAGAAGGCCAAGATGCTGTCTCTAGTCATTGGACCGGGAGCTGGTTACAACCTG AAGTCTAACCCATTACCTAAAGAGGAGAGCCATACATCCAACAGCATTGGCAATTCAAAGAAGCAAAGTTCATTCCAAGAGCGACTTCGTGCAGAGCACGAATCCTTTAAAGCTGTTTTTGATAGGAAGAAGAGGATTGGGGGGCTTGATCTGGATGAAGAAcagtaa